Proteins from a genomic interval of Paenibacillus sp. FSL H8-0048:
- a CDS encoding nucleoside recognition domain-containing protein, producing MLNGIWLGMILIGFGFAAVNGRMNEFTAAVFDGAKSGVTVSFGLISVLVFWLGIMRIAEDADLLKKISRVLGPVVSFLFPDVPKGHPAIGYILSNMSANLLGLGNAATPMGIKAMQELQTLNPDKETATPAMCTLLALNTASITLIPATLIAIRLNYGSADPAAIVGTTLAATAVATLAAIAADRLFRRLSLLRKPPGPPPVLKTGGGPANGSGALPQSSVKG from the coding sequence ATGTTAAATGGAATCTGGCTGGGGATGATTCTGATCGGGTTTGGTTTTGCCGCAGTTAACGGACGGATGAATGAATTCACCGCCGCTGTATTCGATGGTGCGAAGAGCGGGGTGACCGTCAGCTTCGGGCTGATCAGTGTGCTGGTGTTCTGGCTGGGCATTATGCGGATTGCGGAGGATGCCGACCTGCTGAAAAAAATCTCCAGAGTGCTGGGTCCGGTCGTCTCTTTTCTGTTCCCGGATGTGCCCAAAGGCCACCCTGCCATCGGCTACATTCTCTCCAATATGAGCGCCAACCTGCTGGGGCTGGGGAATGCGGCTACTCCCATGGGCATTAAGGCGATGCAGGAGCTGCAGACGCTGAACCCGGATAAAGAGACCGCAACGCCGGCCATGTGTACCCTGCTTGCGCTGAATACCGCCAGCATCACCCTGATTCCGGCGACCCTGATTGCGATCCGGCTGAATTACGGATCGGCGGACCCGGCGGCTATCGTCGGAACCACCCTGGCGGCGACTGCGGTGGCTACCCTGGCGGCGATTGCTGCGGACAGGCTGTTCCGCCGCCTGAGCCTGCTTCGCAAGCCGCCCGGACCGCCGCCGGTCCTGAAGACCGGGGGCGGCCCGGCGAACGGGAGCGGGGCGCTTCCACAATCTTCGGTGAAAGGGTGA
- a CDS encoding spore maturation protein, translating to MLQLISLISAWAIPVMVTFIPLYAFTRKVPVYESFVEGAKDGFGTAIAIIPHLVGMLVAISVFRASGALDFLMGFVSPLMEGLGIPSEVLPLGLLRPLTGTGSLAYTTDLIRVHGPDSLIGMIASTIQGSTDTTLYVLTVYFGAVGIRNGRYALKVGLFSDVVGFIAAIAVCLLVFG from the coding sequence ATGCTACAACTGATCAGTCTGATCTCTGCCTGGGCGATTCCGGTCATGGTTACCTTTATTCCGCTGTATGCCTTCACACGTAAGGTTCCCGTCTATGAATCGTTCGTGGAGGGGGCGAAGGACGGGTTCGGCACCGCCATTGCGATTATCCCCCATCTGGTCGGCATGCTGGTGGCCATCAGTGTGTTCCGCGCGTCCGGTGCGCTGGACTTCCTCATGGGCTTTGTAAGCCCTCTGATGGAGGGACTGGGTATTCCGTCAGAGGTGCTTCCGCTCGGTCTCCTGCGCCCGCTGACGGGCACTGGATCGCTTGCCTATACCACAGACCTGATCCGCGTCCACGGCCCGGACTCTCTCATCGGTATGATTGCTTCTACTATACAGGGCAGCACAGATACCACCCTGTATGTGCTGACTGTGTATTTCGGCGCCGTAGGCATCCGCAACGGCCGCTATGCCCTGAAGGTGGGCCTGTTCTCGGATGTCGTCGGCTTTATTGCTGCCATTGCCGTTTGTCTGCTGGTGTTCGGGTAG
- a CDS encoding IS1182 family transposase: MYIQYTMDQLCLPMDLEEDIPKNHLVRVVNAAVNRLDNAIFDAAYPGGGRDSYHPKMLTKVIIYAYTQRIYSSRQIAKAVRENIPFMWLAGRQRPDFRTLNRFRSQRMRNVLETVFTAVLQFLANEKYVSLEHYFVDGTKIEANANRYTFVWSKAVSKHKAKLQDKVQALFADIDVAEEQEEQKNQGKDLAELRTGSEMDSEKLEQAVQKLEAQLAEKPKDTPLKKTVRKLRKDLLPRLQKYEQYQKLLGDRNSFSKTDPEATFMRMKEDHMRNGQLKPGYNLQIGTENQFILAYSLHQRPGDTRCLEPHLEKTKQFLGKLPKTIIADAGYGSEENYAYLEKSEIQAVVKYSTYHKEKSKAWKADVGKIENWTYDGSEDRWTCLAGHPLYFQRESKETTESGYEIKKRHYQSQSCGGCPLKENCTKGSGNREIAVSLERLRYQKQAKEILRSEEGYLLAVRRMTEPESVFGQLKNNRGFRRFLLRGLEKVTLEVGWLSLAHNLLKQAANDQKRKGAVLQ; this comes from the coding sequence TTGTACATTCAATATACCATGGACCAACTTTGCTTGCCAATGGATCTGGAAGAAGATATCCCGAAAAATCACCTCGTTCGCGTCGTGAATGCTGCCGTCAACCGGCTGGACAACGCCATTTTTGACGCGGCCTATCCCGGCGGCGGCCGTGACAGCTACCATCCTAAAATGCTTACCAAAGTCATCATCTACGCATACACTCAGCGAATCTATTCGTCTCGCCAAATCGCCAAAGCGGTCCGGGAGAACATTCCCTTCATGTGGCTGGCCGGACGGCAGCGACCCGACTTCCGCACGCTGAATCGCTTCCGTTCCCAGCGGATGAGAAATGTCCTCGAAACGGTATTTACCGCCGTGCTTCAGTTTCTGGCTAACGAAAAATACGTGTCTCTGGAGCATTATTTTGTGGACGGCACTAAGATTGAGGCGAATGCCAATCGCTACACCTTTGTCTGGAGCAAAGCGGTCAGCAAACACAAAGCGAAACTGCAAGATAAGGTACAGGCCCTATTCGCTGACATTGACGTAGCGGAAGAGCAGGAAGAACAAAAGAACCAGGGCAAAGATCTGGCTGAACTCCGCACGGGTTCAGAAATGGACAGTGAGAAACTCGAACAAGCCGTACAAAAGCTTGAAGCTCAGCTTGCCGAAAAACCGAAAGACACGCCCCTAAAAAAGACGGTTCGGAAGTTGCGTAAGGATTTGCTCCCTCGACTGCAGAAGTACGAACAATATCAAAAGCTGCTTGGGGACCGTAACAGTTTCAGCAAGACCGATCCAGAGGCAACGTTTATGCGGATGAAAGAAGATCACATGCGAAATGGCCAACTGAAGCCAGGTTATAATCTACAGATCGGGACCGAAAACCAGTTTATTTTGGCCTACAGTCTCCATCAAAGACCGGGTGACACCCGCTGTTTAGAACCACATCTGGAAAAAACAAAGCAATTCCTCGGGAAACTTCCAAAGACGATCATTGCAGATGCCGGCTATGGAAGTGAAGAAAACTACGCCTATCTGGAAAAGAGCGAGATACAGGCCGTCGTGAAATACAGCACCTACCACAAAGAAAAGAGCAAAGCCTGGAAAGCCGACGTCGGAAAAATCGAGAACTGGACCTACGACGGATCCGAGGATCGTTGGACGTGTTTAGCTGGACACCCGCTGTATTTCCAACGAGAAAGCAAGGAAACCACAGAGAGTGGATACGAAATTAAGAAGCGTCACTACCAAAGTCAAAGCTGCGGAGGTTGTCCGCTAAAAGAAAACTGCACGAAGGGAAGCGGAAACCGGGAAATCGCAGTCAGTTTGGAGCGGCTTAGATACCAGAAACAGGCGAAAGAAATCCTCCGAAGCGAGGAAGGCTATCTATTGGCCGTACGTCGAATGACGGAGCCGGAAAGTGTATTTGGACAATTAAAGAATAACCGGGGCTTCCGGCGCTTTCTGCTTCGCGGCTTGGAAAAAGTGACGCTGGAGGTCGGTTGGCTTTCGCTCGCCCACAACCTGCTGAAGCAAGCAGCGAACGACCAGAAACGCAAAGGAGCGGTCCTCCAATAA
- a CDS encoding N-acetylmuramoyl-L-alanine amidase, with the protein MDYKGFILHHSRCPSINGKGFDFWVGLNGSVYAAPLLTDPEHIHICLEGNYGEAEQLPQLPERQQQLFAAGKLILELSRRYQMSPLTVEPHSETCPGAFFPWNDLVIYASDGYH; encoded by the coding sequence GTGGACTACAAAGGCTTTATTCTGCATCATTCCCGCTGTCCGTCTATTAACGGCAAAGGTTTTGACTTCTGGGTCGGATTGAACGGTTCAGTCTACGCGGCGCCGCTGCTGACAGACCCGGAGCATATTCATATATGCCTTGAGGGCAACTATGGGGAGGCGGAGCAATTGCCCCAGCTGCCGGAGCGCCAGCAGCAGCTGTTCGCGGCGGGGAAGCTTATACTGGAGCTGTCCAGACGCTATCAAATGTCGCCGCTAACGGTGGAGCCGCATAGCGAAACTTGCCCCGGCGCATTTTTTCCGTGGAATGATCTTGTGATTTATGCCTCTGATGGTTATCATTAA